Proteins found in one Salminus brasiliensis chromosome 13, fSalBra1.hap2, whole genome shotgun sequence genomic segment:
- the dact3b gene encoding uncharacterized protein dact3b, whose protein sequence is MHRGIELLMPGERSRNKELLEASVAWLWELEELRERQQSLVLTALALGGESGGCSMDPEEWAFRRRLDHLQDAPSALMQVLQQQFNELRVDTCDQSAEDDLDSPSSSGFYEQSETHSPPRRSSSSPSLSFSSHRPRSVDAYMWDWEGQREPTPRAVLPRSFSAPYPPLEGIAEGTEEEEEEDDVEDGALWSEDHIVNEDEMDPTEEEDEGPIEEVDEDPTVEVNRGPTEEVDEGPVEEVDDSPTTEDIQQAMRVESYILGLLQRCSLNPTASSSTGLGFPSNHWQDLHAYAPNTPSYCGPTPGHSDWQDWSGLNDEEEDGGEEPQEGYYMSHLNAQDGAPSLRCDDPESSLEMEQYGTVEPCSSSSDVDSLRHQRGYLEHHRTELDHITSSHYIHSRMSLSPPLTPQSADQEWASRLSRMHQEERWSSVEERRDKTTRRSQSEGSFQPQGWAVQPEHRYYTVGRDRGGHCDDEEYLSNQRVWSSTADLSQEEEEPSLRGEEPVTRYARLPVHTLPDSCIQYTEQSQHLINGTKARASQADGSDSSLSETCSPRSSSVSSDSDESAGLVWPQQLPPRLPTSSQDAPSTVVKIKASHALKRKIMRFRSGSLKVMTTV, encoded by the exons ATGCACCGCGGAATTGAGCTCCTCATGCCGGGCGAGCGGAGCCGCAataaggagctgctggaggCCAGCGTGGCCTGGCTGTGGGAGCTGGAGGAGCTCCGGGAGCGGCAGCAGAGCCTCGTCCTGACCGCTTTGGCTCTGGGGGGCGAGTCTGGAGGCTGTAGCATGGATCCAGAGGAGTGGGCTTTCAGACGGAGGCTG GACCATCTCCAGGATGCCCCCAGTGCACTGATGCAGGTACTGCAGCAGCAGTTTAATGAGCTGAGGGTGGACACGTGTGACCAGAGTGCAGAGGATGACCTGGACAGCCCCTCCAGCTCAG GTTTTTATGAGCAGAGCGAGACTCATTCCCCTCCAAGGCGCTCAAGCTCTTCCCCCAGTCTCTCCTTCTCCAGTCACAGACCCAGATCAGTGG ATGCCTACATGTGGGACTGGGAGGGTCAAAGGGAACCTACCCCTCGTGCTGTCCTGCCACGTTCATTCTCTGCCCCTTACCCCCCTCTAGAGGGCATTGCAGAAGGCactgaggaggaagaagaggaggatgatgTCGAAGATGGAGCCTTGTGGTCTGAAGACCACATAGTGAATGAAGATGAAATGGACCccactgaggaggaggatgaaggcCCCATTGAGGAGGTTGATGAGGATCCCACCGTGGAGGTAAATCGGGGCCCAACTGAGGAAGTGGATGAGGGTCCTGTTGAGGAGGTAGATGACAGTCCCACAACAGAGGACATTCAGCAGGCCATGCGTGTAGAGTCCTATATTTTGGGTCTCCTACAGCGCTGTTCCCTCAACCCAACTGCCAGCTCCTCCACAGGCCTCGGTTTCCCCTCCAACCACTGGCAAGACCTACATGCTTATGCACCCAATACACCTAGCTACTGTGGCCCTACACCTGGCCACTCAGATTGGCAAGATTGGTCGGGCCTcaatgatgaggaggaggacggTGGAGAAGAGCCACAAGAAGGGTACTACATGTCCCACCTGAATGCCCAGGACGGTGCACCCTCCCTAAGATGTGATGATCCAGAATCCTCCTTAGAGATGGAGCAGTATGGAACTGTGGAGCCTTGCTCCAGCAGTAGTGATGTTGACTCCCTTCGGCACCAACGAGGCTACCTAGAGCATCACCGTACAGAGTTAGACCATATCACATCATCACATTACATCCATTCCCGTATGTCTCTGTCTCCACCCTTAACCCCTCAGTCTGCTGATCAAGAGTGGGCCTCTCGATTATCCAGAATGCATCAGGAGGAAAGGTGGAGCTCGGTCGAGGAGAGGCGTGACAAGACAACAAGGCGATCTCAGTCCGAGGGAAGCTTCCAGCCCCAAGGGTGGGCCGTCCAACCAGAACATAGGTACTACACTGTGGGGCGGGACAGGGGTGGACACTGCGATGATGAAGAATATCTGTCCAATCAGCGGGTCTGGAGTTCCACAGCAGACCTCAgccaagaggaggaggagccatCGCTCAGAGGGGAGGAGCCTGTGACTAGATACGCACGCCTGCCTGTTCACACCCTCCCAGACTCCTGCATTCAGTACACTGAGCAAAGCCAGCATCTAATAAATGGAACAAAAGCCAGAGCTTCCCAGGCTGATGGTTCTGACTCTAGCCTGAGCGAAACGTGCTCTCCGAGGTCCAGCTCTGTGTCCAGCGACTCAGACGAGAGCGCCGGTCTCGTCTGGCCCCAGCAACTGCCTCCTCGTTTGCCCACGTCCTCCCAGGACGCTCCCAGCACTGTGGTCAAGATCAAAGCTTCGCACGCACTGAAAAGGAAGATCATGCGTTTCCGCTCAGGCTCGCTCAAGGTCATGACTACTGTCTAG